The genomic region GTCGTGTCGTACATCGTGCCCGGCGGCGGGCTTGCGCCGGCGACGTGCACCACGCGGTTGAGGTCTTCCGCCGCCCACGGGCCGATCACGTAATACGGGAGCGGCCAGAATCCGAGGATGCCGGCGACAAGCGCGATCGGCACGGCTCGAACGAGGAAGCGCGCCAGCTTCTTGCGACGTTCGTCGTCCACACCACGCGGTTTTGCGCCGCGCGGAAGGCGACCTTCACGCGGCCCAGAACTTGACCTGACCCGCTTTCACCGGAGGCTCACGCACCCATGCTGGCACCCGAACGCAGCGCCGAAATGCTCGAAGCCGAGCAGATGATCCTCGACACCGTGCGCAAGCTCGTCAAAGAGAAGGTCGAGCCGCGCGCCGCCGAGATCGACGCCAAAGGCGAATATCCCAAAGATCTGCGCGATCTGTTCGCCAAGAACGACCTGCTCGGCGTCGCATTGCCCGAGGAATACGGCGGTTTGGGCAGTTTCCTCACCTATGTGAAGGTCGTGGAAGAGATCTCCAAGGCCTGCGCTTCGTCGGGGCTGATCGTCGCCGTGCAGGAGCTGGGCGCGCTGCCGATCATGATCGCCGGCAATGACGCTCAGAAGAAGAAATACCTTCCCAAGCTGGCCACCGGCGAGTGGATGACGTCGTACGCGCTGACCGAGCCGACTTCGGGCTCGGATGCGGCCAACATGCGCTCCACCGCGGTGCGCGACGGCGACCATTACGTGCTCAACGGCACGAAGGTGTTCATCACCAACGTCGCAGTGGCGGACATCTGCATCTATTTCGCGATGACGAACAAGGAGCTCGGTCCCAAAGGCGCTTCTGCGTTCATCTGCCACACCGACGATCCCGGCTTCAAGCTCGGCAAGGTCGAGCACAAGATGGGCATCCGCGGCTCACCGACCAATGAGGTGGTCTTGGAGAACTGCCGCATCCCCGCCGATCGGCTGCTCGGCGAAGAGGGCCAAGGCTTCGGCATCGCGATGAAGACGCTCGACAAGTCCCGGCCGGGCGTCGCGGCGCAGGCGCTGGGTCTGGCGCAAGGCGCGCTTGATTTCGCCGCCAAGTACTTGAAGGAACGCGTCGCGTTCGGGAAACCGCTGTCCAAGCAGCAAGGCCTGCAGTGGATGGTGGCCGACATGGAGCTCGAGACGCAAGCCGCGCGCTTGCTGCTGTACGAAGCCGCGCGCAAGTGCGACGAAGGCGCGCCTGACGTCACCCACTGGGGCGCGCTGTGCAAGCTCAAGTGCGGCGATGTCGCGATGAGTGTGACGACCGACGCCGTTCAGTTGCTCGGCGGCTACGGCTATATGA from Candidatus Eremiobacteraceae bacterium harbors:
- a CDS encoding acyl-CoA dehydrogenase family protein; this encodes MLAPERSAEMLEAEQMILDTVRKLVKEKVEPRAAEIDAKGEYPKDLRDLFAKNDLLGVALPEEYGGLGSFLTYVKVVEEISKACASSGLIVAVQELGALPIMIAGNDAQKKKYLPKLATGEWMTSYALTEPTSGSDAANMRSTAVRDGDHYVLNGTKVFITNVAVADICIYFAMTNKELGPKGASAFICHTDDPGFKLGKVEHKMGIRGSPTNEVVLENCRIPADRLLGEEGQGFGIAMKTLDKSRPGVAAQALGLAQGALDFAAKYLKERVAFGKPLSKQQGLQWMVADMELETQAARLLLYEAARKCDEGAPDVTHWGALCKLKCGDVAMSVTTDAVQLLGGYGYMTEYPVERMMRDAKITQIYEGTQQIQRIVISRALLGK